A genome region from Ascaphus truei isolate aAscTru1 unplaced genomic scaffold, aAscTru1.hap1 HAP1_SCAFFOLD_401, whole genome shotgun sequence includes the following:
- the LOC142483954 gene encoding histone H2A type 2-B produces MSGRGKQSGKARAKAKTRSSRAGLQFPVGRVHRLLRKGNYAQRVGAGAPVYLAAVLEYLTAEILELAGNAARDNKKSRIIPRHLQLAVRNDEELNRLLGGVTIAQGGVLPNIQAVLLPKKTESHKPAKSK; encoded by the coding sequence ATGTCTGGAAGAGGCAAACAGAGCGGGAAAGCGCGCGCTAAAGCCAAGACTCGCTCTTCTCGGGCTGGGCTGCAGTTCCCAGTCGGCCGTGTGCACAGACTTCTTCGGAAGGGTAATTATGCTCAACGTGTGGGAGCCGGAGCCCCGGTCTATCTGGCCGCAGTGCTCGAGTACCTGACTGCGGAGATCCTGGAGTTGGCCGGTAACGCCGCCCGGGATAATAAGAAGTCCCGCATCATCCCCCGGCACCTGCAGCTCGCTGTGCGTAACGATGAGGAGCTGAACCGGCTGCTCGGAGGGGTCACCATCGCTCAGGGGGGTGTTCTGCCCAATATCCAGGCCGTGCTACTGCCCAAGAAAACCGAGAGCCACAAACCAGCCAAGAGCAAGTGA
- the LOC142483956 gene encoding histone H2B 1.1-like, which produces MPEPAKSAPAAKSAPAAKKGSKKAVTKTQKKDGKKRRKTRKESYAIYVYKVLKQVHPDTGISSKAMGIMNSFVNDIFERIAGEASRLAHYNKRSTITSREIQTAVRLLLPGELAKHAVSEGTKAVTKYTSAK; this is translated from the coding sequence ATGCCTGAACCAGCCAAGTCAGCGCCAGCTGCGAAGTCAGCGCCAGCTGCCAAGAAGGGCTCTAAGAAAGCCGTGACCAAGACCCagaagaaggatgggaagaaGCGTAGGAAGACCAGGAAGGAGAGTTACGCTATCTACGTGTACAAGGTGCTGAAGCAGGTTCACCCTGACACCGGCATCTCCTCCAAGGCCATGGGCATCATGAACTCCTTTGTCAACGATATCTTCGAGCGCATCGCAGGAGAAGCCTCCCGTCTGGCTCATTACAACAAACGCTCCACCATCACTTCCCGGGAGATCCAGACCGCCGTGCGCCTGCTGCTGCCGGGAGAGCTGGCCAAGCACGCAGTGTCCGAGGGCACCAAGGCTGTCACCAAGTACACTAGCGCCAAGTAA